AGGGCGCCGCCAGTCTGCTTCCGGGGCAGGACTGCCCCGCGGTGCTCTGGACGATCGATCTGGACGGGGAGGGGCGGGCGCTCTCCACGGACGTGCGCCGTGCCCTCGTACGCAGCCGCGCGAAGCTCGACTACGACGGCGTACAGCGGGCCATCGACGGCGGCACCGCCGAGGAGGCCCTCGCGCTGCTCGCCGACATCGGGCGGCTGCGCGAGCAACTGGAGGTCGAGCGCGGCGGCATCTCCCTCAACGTGCCCGAGCAGGAGATCGTGGAGCGCAACGGCGCGTACGAACTCGACTTCCGCGCCCCGCTGCCCGCCGACGGGTGGAACGCCCAGATCTCCCTGCTCACCGGCATGGCCGCCGCCGAGCTCATGATCCGGACGGGAGCGGGGATCCTGCGCACCCTGCCCACCGCCCCGGACGGCGCCGTCGGCCGGCTGCGCCGCACCGCGAAGGCCCTGCGGGTCGACTGGCCGCACCACGTCCCGTACGCCGAGCTCGTCCGCTCCCTCGACCCGCACCAGCCGCACCACGCCGCGTTCCTCCAGGAGTGCACGACGCTCCTGCGGGGCGCGGGCTATACGGCGTTCAGCGGCGGCGACGTCCCGGAGCTCACCACGCACGCCGCCGTCGCCGCCCCCTACGCCCACTGCACCGCCCCGCTCCGCCGCCTCGTCGACCGTTACGCCGCCGAGCTGTGCGTGGCCGCGGTCGCCGGGGACGAGCCACCGGAGTGGGTGCTCGCCGCGCTGCCGGACTTGCCCAAGGAGATGGCGGACGGCACGCGGCGCGCCAACACCGTGGAGCGCGAGTGCGTGGACCTCGTCGAGGCCGCGCTGCTCAAGGACCGGGTGGGCGAGCTCTTCGACGGGGTGGTGGTCGATGTCCAGGAGCGTGAACCCGCGGTCGGGACGGTCCAGTTGACCGACCCCGCGATCGTCGCCCGCGTCGAGGGCGGTACCGGCGACCTGCCGTTGGGGGAGCGGCTGCGGGTACGGCTCACGCAGGCGGACCCTGGGACGGCGAAGGTGCGGTTCGTGCCTGCGTGAGTGCCAGGGCCCGCCCCAGCGCGGCTCGCAGCTTCGCCGGCTCGTCGGAATGCAGCCGTACGGTCGTCACAGGCCGGCGCCCACCAAGAAGACCGACCGCCATGATCGGCTCCGTCAGCTCCAGCGTGAGGGACGTCTGCGAGGCGACCGGAATGTCGAGCACCCCGTCGGCGGCCTCGTGCGTGAAACGCCGCTGACCGCTCGCGGACGCGATCAGGTGCAGGGGTATTCGCAGGTCACGGTGGGCGCCGTGGCGTACGCGGAGTGCGTCGGCGGACAGCACGTGCGGCCGGGTCACGGACGCGGCATGGATGCCGAGCATCAGGACGACGCCGTAGACGTCGATGACGAGAGTGATCGCGTGGAGCGTGGGAAAGTTCCG
This Streptomyces sp. NBC_01283 DNA region includes the following protein-coding sequences:
- a CDS encoding RNB domain-containing ribonuclease, producing the protein MPRRHLRVTGAAEAPLRGVLRELRAKLEVPEGFYGAVLADAERAVAAPRLPALDATDIHLFTIDPPTSVDLDQAMHLSRRQGGGFRVRYAIADVAAYVTPGAPLDAEAHRRVTTLYFPDEKVPLHPTSLSEGAASLLPGQDCPAVLWTIDLDGEGRALSTDVRRALVRSRAKLDYDGVQRAIDGGTAEEALALLADIGRLREQLEVERGGISLNVPEQEIVERNGAYELDFRAPLPADGWNAQISLLTGMAAAELMIRTGAGILRTLPTAPDGAVGRLRRTAKALRVDWPHHVPYAELVRSLDPHQPHHAAFLQECTTLLRGAGYTAFSGGDVPELTTHAAVAAPYAHCTAPLRRLVDRYAAELCVAAVAGDEPPEWVLAALPDLPKEMADGTRRANTVERECVDLVEAALLKDRVGELFDGVVVDVQEREPAVGTVQLTDPAIVARVEGGTGDLPLGERLRVRLTQADPGTAKVRFVPA